A segment of the Prosthecobacter sp. genome:
CCGTACCACTGGAGGTCAAAGCCGGTGACTGGCAGGAATTGAAGCTCGAGCTGAACTCCAAAGCTCTGCTCGGCACGCTGCGCGTCTATCTGCCCGATGCGGAAATCGACTTTATCGAAGTGGCCCCCATGAAAGGAAAAGCGCAACGCTGGGATTTCTGAGATCGTTGGTTCTCACCGCATGATCCGCCACACCGTTGCCTTCCGCCTCAAGCACGCTCCTGGTTCCGCCACCGAGCGTGATTTTCTTCAAGCCGCCTGCGAACTCGCGAAGATCCAAGGCGTGCAAAAGTTCGAGTGCCTGCGCCAGACGAGCGCCAAGAACCCGTTCACCTTCGGTCTCTCGATGGAGTTCGCTGATGCGGACGCCTACGCCTTCTACAGCGATCATCCCGACCACACCGCTTTCGTTCAGCAACGTTGGATTCCCGAAGTGACCGAATTCATTGAACTCGACTACGTACCTCACGCCCCTTAAGCGTGTCTTCACAATGGCCAACCTGCGGTCTGTGCGACACG
Coding sequences within it:
- a CDS encoding Dabb family protein; this translates as MIRHTVAFRLKHAPGSATERDFLQAACELAKIQGVQKFECLRQTSAKNPFTFGLSMEFADADAYAFYSDHPDHTAFVQQRWIPEVTEFIELDYVPHAP